From a single Loigolactobacillus coryniformis subsp. coryniformis KCTC 3167 = DSM 20001 genomic region:
- a CDS encoding IS982 family transposase: MLNHLKFKQNRHELQVSFHYFYQLCSLLYQRYCPRSVIERRNVEHTKITDIKLLALLCLQVTLGIQSQRRFYYLMAAFMPRQMVVSRSRFNRRAQQLLAVVNAIRSGITKDYAHSGDLAIIDSLPNPLCAKVRNFRVRIFAGKANIGYNATKKMPFYGFKTHMVVTANGYILNYVITAASVHDAKVAPELISGCPCPNILADVGYVGKKLKTSFRALGYNLWTPYRSNMKGAKQHNKRQLKALRRTIESRFSILAQQFGIETNLTRSLFGFQLKIELTILVYNLGFFDFMTN, from the coding sequence GTGTTGAACCACCTCAAGTTTAAGCAAAATCGTCACGAATTACAAGTTAGTTTCCATTACTTTTACCAGTTATGTTCATTGCTTTATCAGCGTTATTGTCCGCGTAGCGTCATTGAGCGGCGCAACGTTGAACATACTAAAATTACTGATATTAAACTTTTAGCTTTACTGTGCTTACAAGTCACACTGGGAATTCAATCGCAACGCCGCTTCTATTATCTGATGGCAGCGTTTATGCCGCGGCAAATGGTGGTATCACGTTCACGTTTCAACCGCCGCGCGCAACAATTACTGGCAGTAGTCAATGCCATTCGCTCAGGTATCACTAAGGATTATGCTCATTCGGGCGACCTAGCGATTATCGACAGTTTACCCAACCCACTATGTGCCAAAGTTCGTAATTTCAGAGTTAGAATTTTTGCTGGGAAGGCCAACATTGGCTATAATGCCACCAAGAAAATGCCATTTTATGGGTTTAAAACCCACATGGTCGTCACGGCTAATGGCTATATTCTGAATTATGTGATCACGGCAGCCTCAGTTCATGATGCTAAGGTAGCGCCTGAGCTAATTAGCGGTTGTCCTTGTCCCAATATTTTGGCCGATGTTGGTTATGTTGGGAAAAAACTCAAGACCAGTTTTAGGGCCCTAGGCTATAACTTATGGACGCCTTATCGTTCTAATATGAAAGGTGCTAAACAGCATAATAAGCGTCAACTCAAGGCGTTACGGCGGACAATAGAGTCACGCTTTTCAATTTTAGCCCAGCAATTTGGGATTGAAACCAATCTCACCCGTAGTCTATTTGGTTTTCAATTAAAGATTGAATTGACGATATTGGTATACAATTTAGGCTTTTTTGATTTTATGACGAACTAG
- a CDS encoding sulfite exporter TauE/SafE family protein, which translates to MDNIIISIAIFCLVIICSNIIQGITGFAGTLIAMPFLIMLVDLETAKQVLNLLGILASLMIVVKDYKLIKKKQLLIILFWMTIGLIIGMIIYKIAPRRILLIIFPLFVLAVGIKGILKNNNGTTVDSNNDKTTIIDALLLLFAGIIHGLFVAGGPLLVIYATEKIMEKNSFRVTLSAVWIFLNSIMLIQAITANTITVSISKYMLISIIPMFAGVIIGNYLLTKLSQRFFMKLSYTLLILSGISLLL; encoded by the coding sequence ATGGATAATATAATAATTTCTATCGCGATTTTTTGTTTGGTTATTATCTGTTCCAATATAATTCAGGGAATTACTGGGTTTGCAGGTACTTTAATAGCAATGCCATTTTTAATTATGTTAGTGGATTTAGAAACTGCCAAGCAGGTTTTAAATCTACTAGGAATTTTGGCAAGTTTGATGATTGTTGTTAAAGACTATAAATTAATAAAAAAAAAGCAACTTCTAATAATTCTATTTTGGATGACAATAGGGCTAATCATAGGAATGATAATTTACAAAATTGCACCTAGAAGAATATTGTTAATTATTTTTCCGCTATTTGTTTTAGCAGTAGGTATTAAAGGTATTTTGAAAAATAATAATGGGACTACGGTTGACTCAAATAATGATAAGACAACAATTATCGATGCCCTTTTGTTATTATTTGCAGGGATCATACACGGTTTATTTGTAGCAGGTGGGCCATTATTAGTTATTTATGCCACAGAAAAAATAATGGAAAAGAATTCTTTTCGTGTGACATTATCTGCAGTTTGGATTTTTCTAAATAGTATTATGTTGATTCAAGCGATTACAGCCAATACTATAACAGTTTCAATATCAAAATATATGTTAATTTCGATTATACCAATGTTTGCTGGTGTAATTATTGGTAATTATCTGCTAACTAAGTTAAGTCAACGATTTTTTATGAAGTTATCATATACACTATTGATTTTGTCAGGTATTAGTTTATTGCTGTAA
- a CDS encoding IS30 family transposase, protein MQEQNTTVRKKGQHLTSFERGRIATLHSQGYSNRAIARALNVCHQTINNELCRGEIDQVKKVNGQRQYYAVYSPETAQAKYEANRAHCHRPLKLVGVADFIDYFTTHLRQDGWSPDAAVGRAKLEGLYQPEEMVSTKTLYHYIDAQLLEVRNLDLLEKTRHRAKHHHSIKHKRLAGRSIDERPKSIDQRQEFGHFELDTVVGKRNGQESVILTLIERQSRCQILRLIDGRDADSVNYELAKICQEYGSIMKSVTADNGAEFSEVGAVLTGVADLYYAHPYRSSERGTNEAHNRMIRRDVPKGLSMDILGPHDIQAVESKLNNLPRRQTGYQTPKELFSAASAG, encoded by the coding sequence ATGCAAGAACAGAATACCACAGTCAGAAAAAAAGGTCAGCACCTAACTTCGTTTGAACGAGGCAGAATTGCTACGCTGCACAGCCAAGGCTATTCCAATCGTGCAATTGCCAGAGCGCTTAATGTTTGTCATCAAACAATCAATAATGAATTGTGCCGCGGCGAGATCGACCAAGTAAAAAAAGTGAATGGTCAACGCCAATATTACGCTGTATACTCACCAGAAACAGCACAAGCTAAGTACGAAGCTAATCGAGCCCACTGTCATCGGCCTTTGAAACTCGTCGGTGTCGCTGATTTTATCGACTATTTTACGACTCATTTGCGTCAAGATGGTTGGTCGCCTGATGCAGCAGTAGGACGGGCCAAACTTGAAGGCTTATATCAACCTGAGGAGATGGTCTCGACCAAGACGCTATACCACTATATTGATGCCCAGTTACTTGAAGTCCGTAATCTTGATCTACTCGAAAAAACGCGCCACCGTGCTAAACATCATCACTCGATCAAGCACAAGCGTCTGGCCGGACGGAGTATTGATGAACGGCCTAAAAGTATCGACCAGCGCCAAGAGTTCGGCCATTTCGAATTGGACACCGTGGTGGGCAAGCGCAACGGTCAAGAGAGTGTGATCTTAACGCTGATCGAGCGTCAATCCCGCTGCCAAATTCTACGTTTGATCGATGGTCGTGATGCCGATTCAGTCAACTATGAGCTGGCCAAGATCTGTCAAGAATACGGATCAATCATGAAGTCAGTTACTGCCGATAATGGCGCTGAGTTCTCGGAAGTTGGCGCTGTACTTACCGGTGTCGCTGACCTTTATTATGCCCATCCATATCGTTCCTCTGAGCGTGGGACTAACGAAGCGCATAATCGAATGATCCGCCGCGATGTACCCAAGGGTCTATCCATGGATATTTTGGGTCCTCATGATATCCAAGCAGTTGAGTCAAAGCTAAACAATTTACCGCGCCGGCAAACTGGCTATCAAACACCCAAAGAGCTTTTCTCCGCTGCTTCCGCCGGTTAA
- a CDS encoding glycoside-pentoside-hexuronide (GPH):cation symporter, whose translation MDIKAQNVEEPTEFPKVLSLKEKIAYGVGDLGNNFLFDMGQLYLLKYFTDVIGLPAAAAGGVFAIAKIWDAFADITVGTWVDNRKKIGKRGKFRPFILWASLPLALLLIANFAVPDFSITGKLIWSYITYMIFGTVYSISNVPFGSMQPSMTKNSDERSELASWRNIGSNSGVLIATVAFMPIVLMFPTEKIGYTITVVFFAIAGVACQLFCYKNVKENYQVLPKDPVGEKRSIREIFSGYKAVFKNGPLLILCLANLFTFSAYNVKLAVQFYFAQYVLHDIKIVSYMSFFTVGFSILAAVVMPSIVKKIGKKHTYILGSLIWLISDLIGFFVTNSGLTFAIFTSISYFGNGILTALNWALISDVVEYGEWKTHVRSEGIVYSSYTYFRKLATAAAGFIPGVILSVVGYVPNHEQTAQALLGIRGITFIYPVIGAALTIILMLFYPITEQKYSEIIAELRTRHQND comes from the coding sequence ATGGATATTAAAGCACAGAATGTTGAGGAGCCAACGGAATTTCCAAAGGTTCTTAGTTTGAAAGAGAAGATTGCCTATGGTGTGGGTGATTTAGGCAATAATTTTCTATTCGATATGGGTCAATTATATTTACTGAAATATTTCACGGATGTTATTGGGCTGCCCGCAGCGGCAGCAGGCGGTGTTTTTGCTATTGCAAAGATATGGGATGCTTTTGCAGATATAACGGTCGGCACTTGGGTGGATAATCGAAAAAAAATTGGAAAACGGGGTAAATTTCGACCGTTTATATTATGGGCATCATTGCCTTTGGCGCTATTGTTGATTGCAAACTTTGCTGTACCAGACTTTTCTATTACAGGTAAACTGATTTGGTCGTATATTACCTATATGATTTTTGGTACTGTTTATAGTATTTCAAATGTGCCGTTTGGATCAATGCAACCGTCAATGACAAAGAATAGCGATGAAAGATCTGAATTGGCCTCTTGGCGTAATATAGGTTCTAATTCAGGTGTTTTAATTGCGACTGTTGCATTTATGCCTATTGTATTAATGTTTCCAACTGAGAAAATTGGTTATACTATTACAGTCGTCTTTTTTGCTATTGCTGGTGTAGCTTGTCAGTTATTTTGTTATAAAAACGTTAAAGAGAATTATCAAGTATTACCTAAGGATCCAGTGGGTGAGAAGCGTAGCATTAGAGAAATATTTTCAGGATATAAAGCAGTATTTAAAAATGGTCCATTATTAATTCTCTGCTTGGCCAATTTATTTACGTTTTCTGCTTACAATGTTAAATTAGCAGTTCAATTCTATTTTGCGCAATATGTATTACATGATATAAAAATTGTTTCCTATATGAGCTTTTTCACAGTTGGTTTTTCAATTTTAGCAGCAGTAGTAATGCCGTCAATTGTGAAAAAAATTGGGAAAAAACATACTTATATTTTAGGAAGCCTTATCTGGCTTATTTCTGATTTAATTGGATTCTTTGTAACTAACTCAGGACTGACATTTGCAATTTTTACAAGCATCTCATATTTTGGTAATGGTATTCTTACTGCTTTGAATTGGGCGCTTATTTCTGATGTTGTGGAATATGGGGAATGGAAAACGCACGTTCGTTCAGAAGGAATTGTTTATTCTTCATATACTTATTTTCGCAAGTTAGCAACGGCCGCTGCTGGTTTTATCCCAGGCGTGATTCTGTCTGTTGTTGGGTATGTTCCTAATCATGAACAAACAGCACAGGCACTACTAGGTATTAGAGGAATTACCTTTATTTATCCTGTTATTGGTGCGGCACTTACAATAATATTAATGTTGTTTTATCCAATTACTGAACAGAAGTATTCTGAAATTATTGCAGAATTGAGAACAAGACACCAAAATGATTGA